The proteins below come from a single Panicum hallii strain FIL2 chromosome 7, PHallii_v3.1, whole genome shotgun sequence genomic window:
- the LOC112898831 gene encoding uncharacterized protein LOC112898831 gives MSNRARLKELGIPDTYNELVNANSILNNKKKPTFRNSEDSESEYLPSEEDLVDDDSVKGSKGSNMRTTNMRSAGIMQRSKRVFAEQESIRITRSKKTTSQPDATLSPTDIHVPSPTLSRVNQASEVFGNIDGHTQAIVEADGPAQFVENTDIANRDIESTQVDDSMANRGEAITEPSVDVQLGENDRWERGVNMGHGLHRLNRAMRGKLPVVIPEGRIRPVAPLAAAKFATECNIAVRNHVPVYKHWKDYKDQASLFNLFTDKLSAKFDINTNDEPVKKACSQMMKIAVRQQRYKLKKKYFDPFPLHLVTKTSPIRSMTDKQWNDLVEYWKSPKKMEISQKNKDNRSKVKFHQTTGSRSYMVHVENLEDKDNGQKFDALDLFKECHYSRKKKCYTPNVQQAITQMENKCSTLTEGEESMSVTEVVANVLAENTKKNVFLQNVGIQNVGCRSSLRNIEAQLEVEKRANSDLRSVVTAQREQLDVLLKQMQETEESRIREQEEVKKRQAEMEAKLQLLLSQVHPS, from the exons ATGAGCAACCGTGCAAGGCTGAAAGAACTTGGAATTCCTGATACATACAATGAACTTGTGAACGCAAATTCCATTCTTAATAACAAGAAGAAGCCAACTTTTAGAAATAGTGAAGATTCAGAATCTGAGTATCTCCCTAGTGAAGAAGATTTGGTTGATGATGACAGTGTTAAG GGCTCGAAGGGTAGTAACATGAGGACTACAAACATGCGTAGTGCTGGAATCATGCAGCGCTCTAAGAGAGTTTTTGCAGAGCAAGAATCTATTAGAATTACAAGGTCAAAGAAAACCACTTCCCAACCTGATGCAACTCTTTCACCAACTGATATCCATGTGCCATCTCCAACTCTATCTCGTGTCAACCaagcctcagaagtgtttggcaACATTGATGGCCACACCCAAGCTATAGTTGAAG CTGATGGTCCTGCTCAGTTTGTTGAGAACACCGACATTGCTAATAGAG ATATTGAGAGCACCCAAGTTGATGACAGCATGGCCAATCGAGGTGAAGCTATTACTGAGCCTAGTGTAGATGTACAACTAGGTGAAAATGATAGATGGGAAAGGGGAGTAAATATGGGACATGGTCTCCATAGGCTGAACCGAGCTATGCGTGGAAAACTACCAGTTGTCATTCCTGAGGGGAGGATAAGGCCTGTGGCACCTCTTGCTGCTGCTAAGTTTGCAACTGAATGCAACATTGCAGTCAGGAACCATGTGCCGGTGTACAAGCATTGGAAGGATTACAAGGACCAGGCTAGCCTCTTTAACCTATTTACAGATAAACTTAGT GCAAAGTTTGATATCAACACAAATGATGAACCAGTCAAAAAGGCTTGTTCCCAAATGATGAAAATTGCAGTTCGGCAACAACGATACAAACTTAAAAAAAAATACTTTGATCCTTTTCCACTTCATTTGGTGACAAAAACGTCGCCAATCAGATCGATGACAGATAAACAGTGGAATGACCTTGTGGAATATTGGAAGAGCCCAAAAAAGATG GAGATATCTCAAAAGAACAAAGACAACCGCTCCAAAGTTAAATTTCATCAAACAACTGGATCTCGTAGCTATATGGTTCATGTAGAAAATTTG GAAGATAAGGACAACGGTCAAAAGTTTGATGCATTAGATTTGTTTAAAGAGTGTCACTACAGCAGAAAGAAGAAATGCTACACACCTAACGTGCAACAAGCTATA ACTCAGATGGAAAACAAGTGCTCTACACTAACAGAAGGTGAAGAATCTATGTCTGTTACAGAAGTTGTAGCTAATGTGCTTGCTGAAAATACAAAGAAGAATGTGTTCCTTCAAAATGTGGGGATACAAAATGTTGGTTGTAGGTCCAGTTTAAGAAATATTGAAGCACAACTAGAAGTGGAGAAGAGGGCAAATAGTGATCTTAGATCTGTTGTTACTGCTCAGCGTGAACAATTGGATGTGCTGTTGAAGCAAATGCAAGAAACCGAAGAATCTAGGATCAGGGAGCAAGAGGAGGTGAAGAAGAGGCAAGCTGAGATGGAAGCAAAGCTTCAACTTCTGCTGAGTCAGGTTCATCCAAGTTAG